ATCTCGAGCTTCCCTCGTGGAGCACTCGGGGAGCGACGGGTCGCTTTCGTTGCTAGCGTCGCCGCAGAGCACCATCAGCCACGGGCTGGTGGTTGACAAAAGTCTCTGCAAGCATTGATATTCCTCACCATTCACTGTACGCCCCGCTAGGGGCCAGTCAAGCGAAGGCAAGTGGATTGGTCAGATTTTCATGCTTTCTTGGCACGGATTACGCATAGTCGCCGACCGTCAATCCAATCTGTTCGGAAGTCACCGCAATCGTTTGTCTACCTTAAACTTGCGCTATATCCGGCATCCCATTGCAGAGGCCACGCCCAGGCATATAATCCAACAAGGCACGTAGCCTCTCGTCTGACTCGGCCGGTGATCGTATGGTTTCCGGCTGATTGTCGCTGTCGCTCATTGCCAGCCAGAAAGCTGTTATGCTGCAATGGTTTAAGGATATTCGAGACGCGGTGATGACGGTCGCCCACGGCCTTTGGGTGACCGCTCGCTACTGGTTTGTGACTTACGATACCGATCGCAAGACTTTTACCGATCAGTTCGCATACCCGGAGTTGCCGGCCCCCGTATCCCCCCGGTATCGCGGTTTCCACCGCTATGATCTCACGACCTGCATAGCTTGCGACCAGTGCGCAAAGGCATGCCCCGTCGATTGCATCTACATTGGTAAAGAGCGCGTCACACAGGGAAAAGGCTTCCGTGTGACGGGTTTCACCATCGACTACACCAAGTGCATGTTCTGTGCTTTGTGTG
This DNA window, taken from Pirellulales bacterium, encodes the following:
- a CDS encoding NADH-quinone oxidoreductase subunit I, yielding MLQWFKDIRDAVMTVAHGLWVTARYWFVTYDTDRKTFTDQFAYPELPAPVSPRYRGFHRYDLTTCIACDQCAKACPVDCIYIGKERVTQGKGFRVTGFTIDYTKCMFCALCVDPCPVDCIFMGATFDLSCYSRDGCVVDFSRLPVEVAWGRATLNPTVVAESKLVAEPVHGGPNQ